TTGATAAAattcttcattttttatttattttcatttactgtTCACACTATTTCTGTTGATTTATTCTTAATATGTTGACATTATTCATTACAATTTCATTAATCGATTTCAAGAAGCTCaaagactgattttttttttaggttggtTCCTTTATCGAAAATGGCAACATGGTTCTCTgggaattattatttatttatttatttattttttaactcaaaaggtttttattgaattttttagaaaagcatattacaaacatagcagtggttgcagagtacatacagcagatcagttatattgaacaatccacactgcttagataaacaatcaaacaagtaaataaaaatgagaaaaaatattggtgcagacaacaacacatcttatgacccagtatacataagctcgaagacggcaaagagaacagacaagaaaaacagacggctaaagggggggagggggggggggggacaagacaagagactatccgattatagaaagtgtaccagtgggtctagcccaagtacccaacttaactcaaaaaccattccacagtactcacggatcaaagattgagctgtgattcgtaaagtactcaacatataaaccacttaacaagcggggaggaagcccctgtagacagattaaaacctatggtttccattttgtagctatgttggatcttgttaataattttagggaGTGCTGGAATAAGAAGTGATTTCCAGTTCTGGGCTATTGCAGCTCTTGCTGCAATGAGAATATGTCCAGTGACATAATGATTGTGTCGCTGGAGATGTTTAGGATACAGATGAAGTAAAGTCATATCTGGGGAAggagagatattatttttggagacctgagagattaaatgaaagatttcggtccacaatggttgaagttttgagcaagaccaaaagatgtgcataagcgtaccaatttcaccacaatgcctccaacaatatttagattctgatggccagattttatgcagCTTATCTGGAGTAAGATATAACCTGTGAACAATTCTAGTCAACATTTCcgaatggttaatacactttgacatcttatatatgttTAGGAAGACTCTCCCCCATACCTCTTCTGAAATAGTGATATTTAGGTCAGATTCCCAGACAGCTTGAATCAGTAAAACCCGATTGTCAATGGGAGTTAAGAGTGTCCGGTACCATAGGGAAATTCCACCTGCGTGGGATGTAGGGGAGACAATCACCTTGataccaggggggaggggtcccATCACCCAGAAATGCGAGGGGCGTGTTTGTAACCAGTGCCCTACttgaagatatttgtaaaaattgCGGACAGGGATATCATACTTAGCTTGTAATTGAAAGGGGGAAGAGACCCTCCCTTCAGGAGGTCCTGCACACGTCTAGCTCCTTGCCTGtggggaattatttttttaacctgtCATTTTGTTTAAGaggagaaaaaatatttttaatgatctTTTTGATATTATGGGAAGAATCATTATATTTGGGAATGACCGCCAAAATTCACATTCCACCACAAATTTCTGGGGACTTTTAGGCTAGGGTTTAAAAGAGAATTCTTGTACAACTCATTTCCTTAAAGGccctatttattaagtgtgttGGTTAACCTCTCTCAGAAAAATTACCCAAGATTGCTTGAGCTTGTGATTCAATCATCACCTTTGAGGAGCAATTGCTTTTGATCCATCTAAGTAGTCCTTTTGGGATGTCAATTTCCAAAGTTTATAGCTAGCACTTTTGTAATTCATATAGTTATTGTTGTCTACATTTTTTCTGGATGTTACAATAGACGAGCTCTGTACCATAAGGGTAATGTCATGGAAATCGGTGGACTGTATGTACGAATTTTAGCttatattattttgcattaaaatataaaacagaatgATGATCAATATCTTCCTCAAAACaccaaataatgaataaatcgtCTATATATTAGCCAAATACAACAGATTAGCCCTGTGGACTCCACCCTACAAGTAGTGAGATTTAAAATCCCCTATGTAGAGGTTGGCATAACTGGGAGCAAATATGTTGCCCATGGCCATTCCAgtcacctgtaaataatacattagatcacataaaaaataattgtggtcaaaataaaagtaatatatttaagATGGTGCATCTCTGAGATTTCACTATTGAGACTAAGACAGTATTTGGTAGCCTGAATACCTTAAACGTGCAAATTGTTTATATATGAAAAGTGGACTCAAATGTTAGGAATCCGTAGCTCTCTTTCCACTGGACGCTCTTAAGCAAACTCAGTAgttgaattgaataattaaagtAAGATCTTAGAGAGGAAACACAGGGTTGTAAAAACGAACCAACGTAAAAAGACAGATTAGACATAAGATCCCAAACCCCAAATCCAAAATAATAGAAAGTCTTGGTGGAAAGAAAAGGGATTTATGAATCTATAATAGGTGATAATATATAGGGGTGATTGGGGAAACAGACAAAGGAAACTAAACTCTGTCCTCGAAATGACTCCCTCAGACAGATCCCGATCCAGAAGAGTCTTCAATGGTCTCCGTAAACTTTGGGTAGTGTTGCTGTCATATATTGAATATTATTCACCCTCTGTTAGATATAGGATTTATTATGTTTAGTTATTGCTACTTATAAATGGATAGGAGTTATTTAAGGGATGAATCAGTTCCTATGTTTTTTTTGAGCAGCTGTTCTTAACTTTTTGTGCAATGGACCCCTTTGCCAGTCTGCTGAAGACTATGGACTCCTTCTGGCAGCCCCCAATTCCTATCCGCACCATATAGGATATGAAAATATCTGTGATTTGTATTGGTGATAAAGTCACAGGTTCTGCTGACACTAATGTGGTATGCTGTCTATATTCCTAGTGGAAGGAAATGCTAAATTACAGTTACATGTAATTTGACTTCCCCCATCCAAGTTACCCTCTGAAATCCATAGGATAGAAAATCAGAAAacttcaattattatttttttgtttatctttCGTTATTTATGGTCATATATGGTCATATATGGTTATGTATCATTGAATTCTGTCGTTTTTGCACTGGCAGATAGAAGCGGACACTTCAGCCTCGTCCCATAGACTGATTAAGGAGTTGACAGCCGTGTACGCCTTAATGTCTGCTCTAAGACTGAATGCGTCCATTTAGAGTTCTACAAAGTTTTGTTTTTAGTGTTGGGATTGTGAGAGGTTTGTAAATGGATCAATACAGTGGGCACCTGATTATTTTTGAGACTATGACAGATTAGAAAGTGATATGCATGCTATTCATCACTGCGAAACAAGAGCCTAAACAGTATGTAAATCAGAAGCTTCTAATGTTTTTCTGCTTAAGGTTATTTATTGACTGGTTTAATTTTAAGGAATTGGGTAGCCATATACTTTTTCGTTTTAAACTGCACTtaagattccccccccccccccccccgcaaataTACACCATTGTACATCAAACTCATATGTAGTGAAACAGGTCAAGATCAGTTTAAACCAACATGAGCAAGGACATGACTTGTTTTATACAAAAAGGTGTAGTGGATGAGCAAGTGATGGGGAGAGGGGCGTACAGGACTAAGTAAGAGTGATCTCATTGTCTTACTGTAGGAGAGGATGAGGGTGTCTAACAATAGAGTATACGAGAGGGCAAAACTATTGGTGTAGGGAAAAGCTTGCAGGGTCTCTTCATCGTGAATGAGTCAGGGAGGTGAatcaggggacagaggagagccaagGGCCCATACCTGGTTTAATACATGGCCCCTGTCATGGAGAAAATAGATGGATTTTCTCCATTGCTGccatcagaaaaaaatatagcTTTTTTTGAGTGCAGAGAATTATGGGTAGACCAGGATTAGGTTAGCAGTTAGCCACGGACAAGATATGCGAGGCTAATCAATATGCTATACtatctgtacataaaatgctgtTGTTCCAGTTACATACATTTGTAAAGATGTGGCAGGTGGCTGATCACGTCGTTCATGCCAATAGAATGGACTGTACACTAAACAATGAGTCTCTATATTGGGTCGTGTGTTCTTAAATTAAGAGCTAACTTACCCAGAAGTATCCCAGGAGACTCCAAAGAGCCAGTAGAAGGACCAGCACAGATATAGGGACtcccattgtttagagttaggccCACACTGTTAGCAGGTGCTCCATGACTTAGCAAGGCGACTTACGTATTAACAAATGTTCACAAGACTACATTTATGTACAGATAGTATAGATCTCTTACCGGTTCACCAGGGTTCTGGGGGGGATTTATCCCGTCTCTTTTTTAGGGTGCAGGATTCAATGTCTATCTAGAAGGTTGAGCTGGAAGTAAGACGCAGCTATTTTGGGAGAAGGAATATAAATTTATGTTGGGGAGACCCCTTTCACCTCCAGCTTCCTTCGGAATGTTGGCAGACAGTCTCTGGGGGTTGCTATTCCAAATGAAGTGAGGGCCTTCTAGACATGGTTTAAatatggacaagtggaagtgcTACTGGGAGAGGCTTGAAGAGGTACAATTTGTAACCCAAAAGGTGTTTTATCTTTCTTTGTTTTGGTATTCCTCTGCATTGGCTCACTGTTTACTTTAGGACACTTGTAGTCGTGTAGAGTAAACGATTAGATGAGAAATTGTGCCCTGTAACACTTTATTATATGGAACCCTAAAATGTTTTCCAGAAAACATTTACTTTAGCTTGAGGGGGTTTAAAAACAAGGTTAATTGAAACCTACTGTAAACCCATTGCTACTTTTCCCAAAACAATGCAGCTTGTCACCATCTTTTCTGTAACCGTCACATTTGATATTAAAATGCAGAACCCAGATATGTCGGGTGTGCCTCTCATTCCTTCACAGTATAACATACAGTATCCATTACACGCTGAATATGGGTGTTCTCAGCACTGTACCCAATGACATCCTCCCCtaatttagcagtgctcctcataaCTGGTGCATGAGTACGATGCCAATGAAATCATTTAGCAGTGTGGCACTCAGTGCTAAACCTATAAAACAGGGTGGTTCTCTGTTCCTGCAAAGAGTACAAATTGCTGCAGAACAGTTGACCTTTGCTGCCATAAAATCTTAAGACAGCCGATTGCCCACTTAGAAGGTAGTAATGACATGGGTGCCAATGTATAACTTGATTTATACAATTTAGGATTTTAATGGGAACGTTTCATTTTCTGTATTTAATTTGTCACTGCACATCATGGAATAGTGGTTTCCTAGGGCAAACGGTGTGCACCAAGACACCACATTTCCCTTAACCATAAACTGGTAAAACATAACCTGTGCCAGTAAGGCAGGTTTGGTGGTGCCATGTGGACCCATCACCAATGTAGAAATCAGGGTTATCTGATCTTTATGTAACCATGCATAGGTTCTAGACTCTTTATACATTGTTAGTAATCAACTGAAGAGACGtacaagaaaaaatgtaaatacaaaatcCAATACTTTAATGAAATAAGAGGAATACAGCTCGGATATACCAATAAAACTGATAGCCTGGCTGTGGTTTGTTACCTTACATCTGTTAAACAAGCAGAATGACAAGCTTTATTACCATTCTTTGAAATATCCTGAGAATTGCATGTGTTGTAATTGATAATAGACATAAACATATGCAATATGAAATGTCTCGCGGCTGCACGTGTCCAGCACGGGCATCTAATGATATAAAATTATCTATTGTACAGAAAACAGTCCAAGTACATCACCTATCCCTCACAGAACTTCATTCTCCATATGTAACATGTAGCTATTTACAAGCCTCCAAAATTCAGTCCAAGGCCATGTCCCAATAGGaaggaggaaaagaaaaaaaaaagagcggAGGTATGACCTAATATAGGCCTACAGTAAATATAAAACGgttttacatatataatgtactgaatgAGCCATTGGGAAACAGAGGCCTGTGGAAACACGAGTATTCATACTTCAAGTTTTCCTCTGACGAGTCATCACATCTAAAACGTGGGCTGTAAACTCTGGTGTTCTTCGATCACATGTTGCGTCAACCAGCACTAAATACAAAAGCTAAAATCTTTATTAGATTTCGCCACTGCAAATTCTGGGAATTAGCACCAAACAATGTAATCTGACTGGTGGTtggggaaagaaagaaaaaaaaaagtaagtccGCTCCCCACCATACGTTTTCCTATTGTTTAATACAGGTTATTGAACTGCTTCAAAGTCAAGTGTCCATGGTCTAAAAGGTCAGAGTGGTCATTTGAGAGTAGTGCGGCCTTAACGTCGGTGACGGCTGTGCCCAGGGTAATCACGGTCATAGTTCCGGTGCCTCGCCCTTTCATAAGATTGTGAACGCTCTCGCCGATGGTCGCGGGAGTAGTAGCGGCTTTTCTTCTTGTATTTCCCGGAGTCTGGGCTTCCATGTGAGCGGCTGTGTGTTGGGGAGGAGCTTCTGCTCTGTGACCTCCTTTTGTGCCCTGCGTATTTGTAGTCATTGCTCTTGCTATAGACGTTGCCTTTGGAGCCTTTGTACAAGCCATGATTTGGTTTTCGAGGTGGAGAATCACTGCGACTTCTAGAGTGACTCCGGGACTTTGAACCACTGGATGTAGAGTAGCTTTCACTTTTTctgggcaggaaaaaaaaaacaaacgacAATACAGTTATGCTTTAAAGCATGATAATGTGTTCACTTTATACATAATGGTGGAGCAGACAAATGTTCACATCATGAACACACAAGCAGAGACCAGTTAAGGTGTTACTCCACTCGATGGAGCATATCTAACAGTCCGTTAGAAAAGTAGGGACCAATATAAAGCCACAAAAGTTGGTTCTGATAATAAGACAAAGCTGAAGTCAAGATCAGATATTACATAACCTTAATGACGTTACTGTTAGGTCAACCAATCTGCAGTAAGTGaaaggaacactggtggtgaactgAAGTATGTTCACCACACAAAGGAGTTTACTTGCATGACTGACTTAAATTTGTACTACTCACTTTGTTACAGTGTCCTACCATTCCCAAGTGGGGGAACCAACAGACCAtattttcttataaaaaaaaaaaacaacaacaaaaaaaaactcaCCTCCTTTTTGGAGAGGCTGATCGAGAATGGGATCGGGAATAGCTGCGATCTCTGCTTCCACTCCCGCTCCTGCTTTCCCTCCCTTTCTTAAGTCTGTGAAGAAAGAACACTTCATATAACTTATCcatactgtacggcactgcacaAATCTACAATACAACTTCCAGTCAATAAAGTAAAAGCATGCTAACAGTATCTTGGCCCCTTACATTGTGCAGCTGTCTAGGAAGTGTTTGGATTGGAGATACTCAGCAGATAAAATGCAATGTAGGAGGTGAACTCCCTAGCAGGACATTATTTATATTCAGTCACTAAtggtacacagacagacactaaaGATGGACAGGCAATCAGAAAGAGGGAAGTTTGTAGTGGAATGTGTTTCATGCCATCTACTGGAATTTTATAGCAgtgaataaaaacaattaaaaaatagacTAGCAATCTGCTTCTTGGGTCTGTAATACTTATCCCAAGAGCAGAGAACTGCAGATTCAGTGTGATTTAAAGAAATCAGTGGGGTGGTCTCTGGATTGTAAACCACAACTTACCCATTCACAGGACTGGCTGATGTGGTCCTTTTGGTTCCATCTACTTTTCTTTTGGAGTTCTTCAGTGCATGCATGGAGAGGGGAGAAGGCTTATTTGCTTTCCCTTCCTTTGGAGAGTCTGTAAGAACATTTGTTGGATCAGGTTAATTagctagaaataaataaatggcacAATTAACCGGCAGAGTGAATAACACCTACCAGCTTTCACATTGGGAGAAAATTCTGGACCATTGTCTAAGCGCGGTGTTCCATCAGGCAGCAAGCCTTTGGCCTT
Above is a genomic segment from Mixophyes fleayi isolate aMixFle1 chromosome 11, aMixFle1.hap1, whole genome shotgun sequence containing:
- the CCNL2 gene encoding cyclin-L2 isoform X2, with the translated sequence MNDSLRTDVFVRFDPETIACACIYLAARILEISLPIRPHWFLLFGVSEEDIKEICLQILRLYTRKKADVAVLESKVEKRKLLMEEAKAKAKGLLPDGTPRLDNGPEFSPNVKADSPKEGKANKPSPLSMHALKNSKRKVDGTKRTTSASPVNGLKKGRESRSGSGSRDRSYSRSHSRSASPKRRKSESYSTSSGSKSRSHSRSRSDSPPRKPNHGLYKGSKGNVYSKSNDYKYAGHKRRSQSRSSSPTHSRSHGSPDSGKYKKKSRYYSRDHRRERSQSYERARHRNYDRDYPGHSRHRR